A region from the Benincasa hispida cultivar B227 chromosome 8, ASM972705v1, whole genome shotgun sequence genome encodes:
- the LOC120083022 gene encoding ubiquitin-like protein 5, which translates to MIEVVLNDRLGKKVRVKCNEDDTIGDLKKLVAAQTGTRAEKIRIQKWYNIYKDHITLKDYEIHDGMGLELYYN; encoded by the coding sequence ATGATCGAGGTAGTGCTCAACGATCGTCTCGGGAAGAAGGTCCGCGTGAAGTGTAACGAAGACGATACGATCGGCGACTTGAAGAAGCTCGTGGCCGCTCAGACCGGAACCAGAGCCGAGAAAATCAGGATTCAGAAGTGGTACAACATCTACAAAGATCATATCACTCTCAAGGATTACGAGATTCATGACGGCATGGGGCTGGAACTCTATTACAATTGA